The nucleotide window CTTCATGATCGGCATGGTGGGTCCGAACGTCTCGGTGGCGACGATGCGCATCTCCGGGCGGACGTCGACGAGGATCGTCGGCTCGAAGAAGAAGCCCTCCTTGAGCTTGCGGCTCCGCCGGCCGCCGGTCAAGACGCGCGCGCCGTCGGCCACGGCCTCGGCGACGCGGGCCTCGACGTCGGCCAACTGCCGGGCGTTGATCACCGGACCGATATCCGTCTTGGGATCCAGCCCGTGGCCGAGGCGGAGCGACTTCGTGAACTCGACCGCCCGCGCCACGAACTCGTCGTAGATCTCTTCGAAGATGAAGTAGCGCTTGCCGCTGGTGCAGACCTGGCCGGCGTTGAGGAACGCCGCCCAGACGGCGCCCCTTGCCGCGACCTCGAGGTCGGCGTCGGGGAAGACGAGGAACGGGTCGTTGCCGCCGAGCTCGAGGTGGCACTTCTTGATCTCGCGCGCGCAGAGCTCGCCCACCCGCTGGCCTGTCGCGAGAGAGCCCGTCAGCGCGACGAGGTCGACGCCCGGATGGGTGACCAGCGCTTCGCCGACTTCACCGCCGAGGCCGTTCACGATGTTCACCGTGCCGCTTGGCAGGGCGGAGAAGGCCCGGGCGAGATCGAGCGTCGCGAGCGGCGTCTCTTCGGACGGCTTCACGACCACCGTGTTGCCGGCGGCGAGCGCCGGGGCTACCTTCCACGACATCAGCAAGAGCGGGTAGTTCCAGGGCACGATCGCGGCGACGACACCGTACGGCTCCTTGATCGTGAAGTTGACCTGGTGCGGCGCCACCGGCGGTATCGAGCTG belongs to Thermoanaerobaculia bacterium and includes:
- a CDS encoding aldehyde dehydrogenase; this encodes MRSHWIDGRPSAGRRSALAVLDPATGELLGSVARGTADDADRAVRAARAALPGWRFVPGVEKAALLHEVARRMRERHHELATTMTREGGKPFCENYDEVEWSAACFDYYAEVGRDARGSSIPPVAPHQVNFTIKEPYGVVAAIVPWNYPLLLMSWKVAPALAAGNTVVVKPSEETPLATLDLARAFSALPSGTVNIVNGLGGEVGEALVTHPGVDLVALTGSLATGQRVGELCAREIKKCHLELGGNDPFLVFPDADLEVAARGAVWAAFLNAGQVCTSGKRYFIFEEIYDEFVARAVEFTKSLRLGHGLDPKTDIGPVINARQLADVEARVAEAVADGARVLTGGRRSRKLKEGFFFEPTILVDVRPEMRIVATETFGPTMPIMKVRGIEEAIALANAQEYGLGANIYTNNMEWAMTAMERITAGTFWINDPLTDNEAGPFGGMKKTGHSRELGVEGLDEFR